A stretch of the Vigna radiata var. radiata cultivar VC1973A chromosome 7, Vradiata_ver6, whole genome shotgun sequence genome encodes the following:
- the LOC106767098 gene encoding uncharacterized protein LOC106767098, with the protein MSLTSSEIAKKLNLQPHPEGGFYVETFRDHSVHLSTSQLPPEYKVDRPVSTSIYFLLPSGTFSRLHRIPCAETWHHYIGDPLTIVELDEKDGSVKFTCLGSDLGENQMPQYTVPPNVWFGSFPTNDYTFSTDGAFKAAAAAPPRDGERNYSLVGCTCAPAFQYQDFELAKPSYLLPRFPHFEPLITALTFPE; encoded by the exons ATGAGTTTGACGTCATCAGAAATAGCGAAGAAGCTGAATCTGCAGCCTCACCCAGAAGGTGGCTTCTACGTCGAGACATTCCGAGACCATTCCGTTCATCTTTCCACCTCTCAGCTCCCGCCGGAATACAAAGTCGATCGCCCTGTCTCCACCTCCATCTACTTCCTCCTTCCCTCCGGAACCTTTTCTCGCCTCCATCGCATTCCCTGCGCCGAAACTTGGCATCATTACATCGGCGACCCTCTCACC ATTGTGGAATTGGATGAGAAAGATGGGAGTGTGAAGTTCACTTGCCTTGGATCGGATCTCGGTGAGAATCAGATGCCGCAGTACACAGTCCCTCCCAACGTCTGGTTTGGCTCCTTTCCCACCAACGATTACACCTTTTCCACCGATGGTGCCTTCAAAGCTGCTGCCGCTGCACCTCCCAGAGACGGTGAGAGGAACTACTCTCTTGTAGGATGCACCTGTGCACCTGCGTTTCAGTACCAGGACTTCGAGCTCGCTAAACCTTCTTACCTCCTCCCTCGCTTCCCCCATTTTGAGCCTCTCATCACCGCTCTCACATTCCCCGAGTGA
- the LOC106766899 gene encoding ubiquinone biosynthesis protein COQ9, mitochondrial, translating to MYRTAAKRLLGGARYYYNTNSGLRCGRPQKLVLSSRSFTSEPQPFPDPHSINRGIPVVTTTETPNSLDSASSSSSTDDDAANPKANYEDQQARVLQASLPYVIKLGWTEAALIAGARDVGLSPSIVGSLTRKEAALVEYFMDDCLQRLVDKIESDESLKNLTPSDCISKLIRFRLEMQAPYISTWPHALSIQAQPANVPTSFKQRAVLVDEIWHAAGDKASDIDWYAKRTILGGIYSTTEIYMLTDSSPDFRDTWAFLDARVKDAFNIKKTIQEAQSLAEAVSVGLGNSFQGFFGKGFQR from the exons ATGTATCGAACGGCGGCGAAGCGGTTGTTGGGCGGTGCAAGGTACTATTACAATACTAACTCTGGCCTCCGATGCGGGCGTCCTCAGAAGTTGGTACTCTCTTCGCGCTCTTTCACATCAGAGCCTCAACCATTTCCCGATCCACACTCTATCAACCGTGGCATTCCCGTCGTCACAACCACCGAAACGCCTAACTCTTTAGATTCAGCTTCTTCCAGTTCGTCAACGGATGACGATGCCGCAAACCCTAAAGCCAACTACGAGGACCAACAAGCTCGCGTGCTTCAGGCCTCGCTCCCTTACGTC ATAAAGTTGGGATGGACCGAAGCTGCTCTAATTGCTGGAGCTAGGGATGTTGGCCTTTCCCCTTCTATAGTTGGATCTCTGACCAGGAAGGAAGCTGCACTGGTCGAG TATTTCATGGATGACTGCTTACAAAGACTTGTCGATAAAATTGAGTCTGATgagagtttaaaaaatttgacacCAAGTGATTGCATCTCTAAGCTTATCAGATTTCGATTAGAAATGCAAGCTCCATATATATCAACATGGCCTCATGCTCTTAGCATTCAG GCGCAACCTGCAAATGTTCCTACAAGTTTTAAGCAGAGAGCAGTTCTTGTGGATGAGATCTGGCATGCTGCCGGTGATAAGGCCTCTGACATTGATTGGTATGCCAAGCGCACTATCCTTGGAGGAATATACTCGACAACTGAGATTTATATGCTGACAGATAGCTCTCCTG ATTTCCGCGATACATGGGCTTTCTTGGATGCTCGAGTGAAAGATGcctttaatataaagaaaaccATTCAAGAG GCACAGTCTTTGGCAGAAGCTGTCAGCGTCGGGCTGGGAAACTCCTTTCAAGGATTTTTCGGGAAAGGTTTCCAGAGATGA
- the LOC106766508 gene encoding pollen receptor-like kinase 3 — MAAVRLFFFLLLLSLLPPSHPLSDNQALLNLKKSFSDPQTLPSWVPDQNPCSSRWVGVICVNNVINSLHLTDLSLSGTIDIEALSQIPSLRSISFNNNNFSGPIPAFNKLGVLKALYLTNNKFSGPIPSDFFSQLASLKKIWLSNNKFSGPVPQSLTTLRFLSELHLENNEFSGPVPELKQDIKSLDFSNNKLQGPIPSSMSRFDAKSFSGNIELCGQPLDKPCESAASEGPGWGLKVVIIIFIAAVLAGVFVMARSKRQRDDDFSVMSRDNAEEVVQVHVPSTNHSRGNSDGSKKESTTSKKGAGRSIGDLVMVNDERGTFGLPDLMKAAAEVLGNGGLGSAYKAAMASGLSVVVKRMREMNKVSRDIFDAEMRRFGRLRNPNILTPLAYHYRKEEKLFVTEYMPKGSLLYVLHGDRGSSHSDLNWPIRLKIVKGIARGLGFLYKEFSSEDLPHGNLKSSNVLLTDNYEALLSDFAFHPLMNHSYAVQTMFAYKTPDYVTYQRVTQKTDVYCLGIIVLEVITGKFPSQYHSNGKGGTDVVHWVLTAISDRREAELIDPELKSSHSNSLNQMLQLLQIGAACTESNPDQRLNMKEAIRRIEEVQV, encoded by the exons ATGGCCGCTGTTCGCCtattcttcttcctcctcctcctctccCTCCTCCCTCCCTCCCATCCTCTCTCGGATAACCAAGCTCTCCTCAACCTAAAAAAATCCTTCTCCGACCCCCAAACCCTCCCCTCCTGGGTCCCCGACCAGAACCCTTGCTCCTCTCGTTGGGTCGGCGTCATCTGCGTCAACAACGTCATCAACAGCCTCCATCTCACCGACCTCTCCCTCTCTGGCACCATAGACATCGAAGCCCTCTCCCAGATCCCCTCTCTCCGCTCCATCagcttcaacaacaacaacttctCCGGGCCCATTCCCGCCTTCAACAAACTCGGAGTCCTCAAAGCCCTCTACTTGACCAACAATAAGTTCTCCGGCCCCATCCCCTCCGACTTCTTCTCCCAGTTAGCCTCCTTGAAGAAAATATGGCTTTCCAACAACAAATTCTCCGGCCCCGTCCCGCAATCCTTAACCACCCTCCGCTTCCTCTCCGAGCTCCATCTCGAGAACAACGAGTTCTCCGGCCCCGTTCCCGAACTCAAACAGGACATCAAATCACTCGACTTCTCCAACAACAAGCTCCAAGGCCCAATCCCCTCCTCCATGTCGCGCTTCGACGCAAAATCTTTCTCCGGCAACATTGAACTCTGCGGGCAGCCGCTGGATAAACCGTGTGAGTCCGCGGCCAGTGAAGGCCCCGGTTGGGGATTGAAGGTGGTTATTATCATCTTCATTGCCGCTGTTCTCGCCGGCGTTTTCGTCATGGCGCGATCCAAGCGTCAACGCGACGATGACTTTAGCGTGATGAGCAGGGATAACGCGGAGGAGGTGGTGCAGGTGCACGTACCAAGCACCAACCACAGCAGGGGAAACTCCGATGGGAGCAAGAAGGAGTCGACGACGTCGAAGAAAGGGGCGGGGCGGAGTATTGGTGACCTCGTGATGGTGAACGACGAGAGGGGCACGTTTGGGTTGCCTGATCTGATGAAGGCTGCGGCGGAGGTTCTCGGAAACGGTGGGCTGGGTTCGGCGTACAAAGCAGCCATGGCCAGTGGGTTGTCTGTGGTGGTAAAGCGAATGCGGGAGATGAATAAAGTGAGCAGAGACATCTTCGACGCCGAGATGAGACGTTTTGGAAGACTCAGAAACCCTAACATCTTGACGCCTCTCGCTTACCATTACCGCAAGGAGGAGAAGCTGTTCGTCACAGAGTACATGCCCAAAGGAAGCTTGTTATACGTCTTGCACG GTGACAGAGGATCGAGTCATTCGGACCTGAACTGGCCAATCCGTTTGAAAATTGTGAAGGGAATAGCACGAGGGTTAGGGTTTCTGTATAAAGAATTTTCCAGCGAAGACCTGCCACATGGAAACCTGAAATCAAGCAATGTTCTGCTAACTGATAATTACGAAGCTCTCCTCAGCGATTTCGCCTTTCATCCTCTAATGAACCACAGCTACGCCGTACAGACAATGTTTGCATACAAAACTCCAGATTACGTAACATACCAGCGTGTGACACAGAAAACAGACGTCTACTGCCTCGGAATCATCGTTCTTGAGGTGATCACCGGGAAATTCCCTTCTCAGTATCACAGCAATGGCAAGGGTGGCACTGACGTGGTGCACTGGGTGCTAACTGCAATCTCTGACAGAAGAGAGGCGGAGTTGATCGATCCAGAGTTGAAGAGCAGTCACTCTAACTCCCTGAATCAAATGCTACAACTTCTCCAAATAGGGGCTGCTTGCACGGAGAGCAACCCCGACCAACGACTTAACATGAAGGAAGCCATTAGGAGGATAGAGGAGGTTCAGGTTTAA
- the LOC106768830 gene encoding probable polygalacturonase, translating into MVETSTLGRFHHQRLDLRRWLPTFLTSHKTLFTVLWIAAFASLFLWQRNIVGGFLVFGAPPARPMPKLRPTAFNLTDFGGVGDGVTINTEAFERAVSAISKFGKKGGAQLNVPPGRWLTAPFNLTSHMTLFLAQDAVILGIDDEKYWPLMAPLPSYGYGREHPGPRYGSLIHGQNLKDVVITGHNGTINGQGQAWWQKFRQKRLNHTRGPLVQIMWSSDIVITNITLRDSPFWTLHPYDCKNITIKGVTILAPVFEAPNTDGIDPDSCEDMLIEDCYISVGDDAIAIKSGWDQYGISYGRPSMNIMIRNLVLRSMVSAGISIGSEMSGGVSNITVENVVVWDSRRGVRIKTAPGRGGYVRQITYRNLTFENVRVGIVMKTDYNEHPDDGYEPTALPILTDISFTTIHGHGVRVPVRIHGSEEIPVKNVSFQDMSVGLTYKKKHIFQCAFVEGRVIGTIFPAPCENLDRYNEHGHLFKRSSSQNVTDIDYDF; encoded by the exons ATGGTGGAGACCTCCACGCTAGGGCGCTTCCACCACCAAAGGCTCGACCTTCGCCGCTGGCTCCCCACCTTCCTCACCTCGCACAAAACCCTCTTCACCGTGCTCTGGATCGCCGCCTTCGCCTCCCTTTTCCTGTGGCAGAGGAACATTGTCGGCGGCTTCCTCGTCTTCGGCGCTCCTCCCGCCAGGCCCATGCCCAAGCTCCGCCCCACCGCCTTCAATTTGACGGATTTCGGAGGTGTCGGTGATGGCGTCACTATCAACACCGAGGCCTTCGAGAGGGCGGTTTCCGCGATTTCGAAGTTTGGGAAGAAAGGCGGTGCGCAGTTAAACGTGCCTCCCGGACGCTGGCTTACGGCGCCGTTTAATCTCACTAGCCATATGACTTTGTTTCTAGCTCAAGATGCTGTTATTCTCGGCATTGAT GATGAAAAATATTGGCCACTGATGGCTCCATTGCCTTCATATGGGTATGGGAGAGAGCATCCTGGGCCACGATATGGCAGTTTGATTCATGGTCAAAATCTTAAAGATGTTGTGATAACAG GGCATAACGGTACCATAAATGGCCAAGGACAAGCATGGTGGCAAAAATTTCGCCAGAAGCGTCTCAACCACACTAGGGGGCCACTTGTTCAGATCATGTGGTCTAGTGACATTGTGATCACTAACATTACTTTGCGTGACTCTCCTTTCTGGACACTTCATCCGTATGACTGCAAAAACATCACAATAAAAGGTGTAACTATACTGGCTCCGGTGTTTGAAGCTCCAAATACTGATGGCATAGATCCTG ACTCTTGTGAGGACATGTTGATAGAGGACTGTTACATAAGTGTGGGAGATGATGCAATTGCAATAAAAAGTGGCTGGGATCAGTATGGAATTTCATATGGAAGGCCTTCCATGAATATAATGATCCGAAACCTTGTTCTTCGCTCTATGGTCAG TGCTGGCATCTCAATAGGCAGTGAGATGTCTGGTGGAGTATCCAATATCACGGTGGAGAATGTTGTTGTGTGGGATTCTAGACGTGGTGTGAGGATCAAGACCGCCCCTGGACGAGGAGGATACGTGCGCCAAATAACTTATCGGAATCTGACATTTGAGAATGTCCGTGTTGGAATTGTGATGAAGACAGATTACAATGAACACCCAGATGATGGGTATGAACCCACGGCACTCCCAATTCTGACAGACATAAGCTTTACCACTATCCATGGCCATGGGGTTCGCGTGCCAGTACGTATACACGGCAGTGAAGAAATTCCTGTGAAAAATGTGAGTTTTCAAGACATGTCAGTTGGTCTAACCTACAAGAAGAAACATATCTTTCAGTGTGCCTTTGTTGAAGGCCGTGTAATAGGGACCATCTTTCCTGCTCCCTGTGAGAACCTTGATCGGTACAATGAGCATGGACATCTGTTTAAGCGTTCTTCGTCTCAGAATGTCACAGATATAGATTATGATTTTTGA